In Tenrec ecaudatus isolate mTenEca1 chromosome 5, mTenEca1.hap1, whole genome shotgun sequence, the following are encoded in one genomic region:
- the LOC142448335 gene encoding small ribosomal subunit protein eS4, X isoform-like — protein MARGPKKHLKRVAAPKHWMLDKLTGVFAPRPSTGPHKLRECLPLIIFLRNRLKYALTGDEVKKICMQRFIKIDGKVRTDITYPAGFMDVIAIDKTGENFRLIYDTKGRFAVHRITPEEAKYKLCKVRKIFVGTKGIPHLVTHDARTIRYPDPLIKVNDTVQIDLETGKITDFIKFDTGNMCMVTGGANLGRIGVITNREKHPGSFDVVHVKDANGNSFATRLSNIFVIGKGNKPWISLPRGKGIRLTIAEERDKRLAAKQSSG, from the coding sequence ATGGCTCGTGGTCCCAAAAAGCACCTGAAGCGTGTAGCTGCTCCAAAGCATTGGATGCTGGACAAACTCACCGGTGTGTTTGCTCCTCGTCCATCCACTGGTCCCCACAAGctgagagaatgtctcccacTGATCATTTTCTTAAGAAATAGACTTAAGTATGCTCTGACTGGAGATGAAGTTAAAAAAATTTGCATGCAACGCTTCattaaaattgatggcaaagtcCGAACTGATATAACCTACCCTGCTGGTTTTATGGATGTCATCGCCATTGACAAGACCGGAGAGAATTTCCGTCTGATCTATGACACCAAGGGTCGCTTTGCTGTTCATCGTATTACACCTGAGGAGGCGAAGTACAAGTTGTGCAAAGTAAGGAAGATCTTTGTGGGCACAAAAGGAATCCCTCACCTGGTGACTCACGATGCTCGCACCATCCGCTATCCTGATCCTCTCATCAAGGTGAATGACACCGTTCAGATTGATTTGGAGACCGGAAAGATTACTGATTTCATCAAGTTCGACACAGGCAACATGTGCATGGTGACCGGAGGTGCTAACCTGGGAAGAATTGGCGTGATCACTAATAGAGAGAAACACCCTGGCTCTTTCGATGTCGTTCATGTGAAAGATGCCAATGGCAATAGCTTTGCCACCCGGCTTTCCAACATTTTCGTTATTGGAAAAGGCAACAAACCGTGGATTTCTCTTCCCCGAGGAAAAGGTATCCGCCTCACCATTGCTGAAGAGAGAGACAAGAGACTGGCTGCCAAACAGAGCAGTGGGTGA